The proteins below come from a single Desulfomicrobium escambiense DSM 10707 genomic window:
- a CDS encoding PAS domain-containing sensor histidine kinase produces MDIPHFGDSKPAAQPEDTARLLEEKDRTIARLQKKLEKYEAIFQGLSDGVLLIDEKLSECNREACQIWRCEKEDIIGFFPSDFAPLFQPDGENSYEMASRKVSEALRGNIQKFEWKDIRRDGMMIDTQVVLNRIEVDGKGYVLATFKDITDLKIKENEKQALLHMMEKIIEDRTRALQEYNESLNEEIARRKRTERHLEHAYMELEHIFDTSGDGILVLDSDRNIVRANLAFAQLVEKPADDILGKKCFDIFPCRHRCTDHCIIQEIVVGSSKTDFEKEFVSESGERKSCLVKAAALRGEKGEVLGIVKNYKDLTSYKRWVDMLQESEEFHRITLESIWDAIFLTTDEGRIVFVSCNVDSIFGYDADEIAAFGTIFDLVGSRFFSPHDLQTAQELNNLEVEITDKFGRRRVLIANVKRAALRSGTTLIAFRDITERKDAEKRAKVEYEQLVQAGKMVSLGILVSGVAHEINNPNNSIILNVPAFRDITERKDAEKRAKVEYEQLVQAGKMVSLGILVSGVAHEINNPNNSIILNVPLLSRMWYDARVILDQYMDEHGDFLLGNLRYSFARERVPHLFSGVMSSSKRIKHIVQDLKNYARQGSTVLNEVIDINGVLKAASLLLDNQLQKATDRLEIGYGLGIPHFRGNFQKIEQVVINVLQNACEALDDKSKAIRIRTGFDPRREQVWLDVADEGQGIPADDLPHVTDPFYTTKRACGGTGLGLSISSRIMQEHGGELTFHSRQGEGTTVTLTFPARHEGDAAV; encoded by the coding sequence ATGGACATCCCCCATTTCGGCGATTCGAAGCCTGCGGCCCAGCCTGAGGACACGGCTCGGCTCCTGGAGGAAAAGGACAGGACAATCGCACGGCTGCAGAAGAAACTGGAGAAGTACGAGGCCATCTTCCAGGGCCTGTCCGACGGCGTGCTGCTCATCGACGAGAAGCTGTCCGAGTGCAACCGGGAGGCCTGCCAGATCTGGCGGTGCGAGAAGGAGGACATCATCGGGTTCTTCCCGAGCGATTTCGCGCCCCTTTTCCAACCCGATGGGGAGAACTCCTACGAGATGGCCAGCAGGAAGGTCAGCGAGGCCCTGCGCGGGAACATCCAGAAGTTCGAGTGGAAGGACATCCGCCGCGACGGGATGATGATCGACACCCAGGTCGTCCTGAACCGCATCGAAGTGGACGGGAAGGGTTACGTGCTGGCCACCTTCAAGGACATCACGGACCTCAAGATCAAGGAGAACGAAAAGCAGGCCCTGCTGCACATGATGGAGAAGATCATCGAGGACAGGACGCGGGCCCTGCAGGAGTACAACGAGTCCCTGAACGAGGAGATCGCCCGCCGCAAGCGCACCGAGCGGCATCTTGAACACGCCTACATGGAACTCGAACATATCTTCGACACCTCGGGCGACGGCATCCTCGTCCTCGACTCGGACCGCAACATCGTCCGCGCCAACCTCGCCTTCGCCCAGCTGGTCGAGAAGCCGGCCGATGACATCCTCGGGAAGAAGTGCTTCGACATCTTCCCCTGCCGCCACAGGTGCACGGACCACTGCATCATCCAGGAGATCGTGGTCGGCTCGTCCAAGACCGACTTCGAAAAGGAGTTCGTGTCCGAGTCGGGCGAGCGCAAGTCCTGCCTGGTCAAGGCCGCGGCCCTGCGCGGGGAAAAGGGCGAGGTGCTCGGCATCGTCAAGAACTACAAGGACCTGACCAGCTACAAGCGCTGGGTCGACATGCTGCAGGAGTCCGAGGAGTTCCACCGCATAACTCTTGAGAGCATCTGGGACGCCATCTTCCTGACCACCGACGAGGGGCGCATCGTCTTCGTCAGCTGCAACGTGGACAGCATCTTCGGCTACGACGCGGACGAAATCGCCGCCTTCGGGACCATCTTCGACCTCGTCGGCTCCCGCTTCTTCTCGCCCCATGACCTGCAGACGGCGCAGGAGCTCAACAACCTGGAGGTCGAGATCACCGACAAGTTCGGCCGCAGGCGGGTGCTCATCGCCAACGTCAAGCGCGCCGCCCTGCGCTCCGGCACCACCCTCATCGCCTTCCGAGACATCACCGAGCGCAAGGACGCCGAAAAGCGCGCCAAGGTCGAATACGAACAGCTCGTGCAGGCCGGCAAGATGGTGTCGCTTGGCATCCTGGTCTCGGGCGTGGCCCACGAGATCAACAACCCCAACAACTCCATCATCCTGAACGTCCCCGCCTTCCGAGACATCACCGAGCGCAAGGACGCCGAAAAGCGCGCCAAGGTCGAATACGAACAGCTCGTGCAGGCCGGCAAGATGGTGTCGCTTGGCATCCTGGTCTCGGGCGTGGCCCACGAGATCAACAACCCCAACAACTCCATCATCCTGAACGTCCCCCTGCTGTCGCGCATGTGGTACGACGCGCGGGTCATCCTCGACCAGTACATGGACGAGCACGGGGACTTCCTCCTCGGCAACCTCCGCTATTCCTTCGCCCGCGAGCGCGTGCCGCACCTCTTCTCCGGGGTCATGTCCTCGTCCAAGCGCATCAAGCACATCGTGCAGGACCTCAAGAACTACGCCCGGCAGGGCTCCACGGTGCTGAACGAGGTCATCGACATCAACGGCGTGCTCAAGGCCGCGTCGTTGCTGCTCGACAACCAGCTGCAGAAGGCCACGGACCGCCTGGAAATCGGCTACGGGCTTGGCATCCCGCATTTTCGGGGCAATTTCCAGAAGATCGAGCAGGTCGTCATCAACGTCCTCCAAAACGCCTGCGAAGCCCTGGACGACAAGTCCAAGGCCATCCGAATCAGAACCGGTTTCGATCCGCGGCGGGAACAGGTCTGGCTCGATGTGGCGGACGAGGGTCAGGGCATCCCGGCCGACGACCTGCCCCACGTGACCGACCCCTTCTACACCACCAAGCGCGCCTGCGGCGGGACGGGCCTGGGGCTTTCCATTTCCTCCCGGATCATGCAGGAGCACGGCGGAGAGTTGACCTTTCATTCCCGCCAGGGCGAGGGGACGACGGTCACCCTGACTTTCCCCGCACGCCACGAAGGAGACGCCGCCGTATGA
- the htpG gene encoding molecular chaperone HtpG, with amino-acid sequence MSSAQQFEFKTEIKQLLDIITHSLYTSREIFLRELVSNASDALDKLRFEQNRSAEIVSPDLELQISITADEEKRELVIADTGIGMTQDELVDNIGTIARSGSAEFIRQAMADQGNSSNIIGRFGVGFYSVFMVADKVTIRTRSFRPGAKAVEWTSDGLGTYTVAELDEDLPRGTTITVHLKEDGKEFAEQHRITSIIKKHSNFISFPILVQGEKANTVQALWRENKFSVTPEQYTEFYKFLTYDHEEPLDTLHLSVDAPVQFSALAFVPPRSQDAFGFDRDNYGLDLYVRRVLIQSKNKDLIPEYLGFVRGVVDTEDLPLNISRETLQENLLIRKIAQTLTKQILSHLKKLGQDKDRYATFWKEHAKRFKLGYADFANQEAFGELLRFNSSRHEDKDGLISLDEYIEAAKDGQKEIYYISGPSREAIEQNPHLEIFRTKGLEVIYLYEPVDEFVMDSLRKFKEFELKATENADITNIEKFADSAEKKDKPEELSKEESEDMDRFLKRVQEILGDRITEVRISKRLSQSPSCLVSPDGSTSQMHKIMQMVTKDSSIPKKIFEINQDHKLVRNLLSVFAKNEQDDFVATVVEQLYESALLMDGYLADPHKMVQRLNRLLEDSSDWYKERGTK; translated from the coding sequence ATGTCTTCCGCACAACAATTCGAATTCAAGACCGAAATCAAACAACTCCTCGACATCATTACCCATTCGCTCTACACGAGCCGGGAAATATTCCTGCGTGAGCTGGTCTCCAACGCCTCCGACGCCCTGGACAAGCTGCGCTTCGAGCAGAACCGCTCGGCCGAAATCGTCAGCCCCGACCTGGAGTTGCAGATTTCCATCACCGCCGACGAGGAGAAGCGCGAGCTCGTCATCGCCGACACGGGCATCGGCATGACCCAGGACGAGCTGGTGGACAACATCGGCACCATCGCCCGCTCGGGCTCGGCCGAGTTCATCCGCCAGGCCATGGCCGACCAGGGCAATTCGTCCAACATCATCGGCCGCTTCGGCGTGGGCTTCTACTCGGTCTTCATGGTCGCCGACAAGGTCACCATCCGCACCCGCTCCTTCCGCCCCGGCGCAAAGGCCGTCGAGTGGACCTCCGACGGCCTGGGCACCTACACCGTGGCCGAACTGGACGAGGACCTGCCGCGCGGCACGACCATCACCGTGCACCTCAAGGAGGATGGCAAGGAGTTCGCCGAGCAGCACCGCATCACGTCCATCATCAAGAAGCACTCCAACTTCATCTCCTTCCCCATCCTCGTGCAGGGCGAGAAGGCCAACACCGTGCAGGCCCTGTGGCGCGAGAACAAATTCTCGGTCACGCCAGAGCAGTACACGGAGTTCTACAAGTTCCTGACCTACGACCACGAGGAGCCCCTGGATACCCTGCACCTGAGCGTCGACGCGCCCGTGCAGTTCTCGGCCTTGGCCTTCGTGCCCCCCCGCAGCCAGGATGCCTTCGGCTTCGACCGCGACAACTACGGCCTGGACCTCTACGTGCGCCGGGTTCTCATCCAGAGCAAGAACAAGGACCTCATCCCCGAGTACCTGGGCTTCGTGCGCGGCGTGGTCGACACCGAGGACCTGCCGCTCAATATCTCGCGCGAGACGTTGCAGGAGAACCTGCTCATCCGCAAGATCGCCCAGACCCTGACCAAGCAGATCCTCTCGCACCTGAAAAAACTCGGCCAGGACAAGGACCGCTACGCCACGTTCTGGAAGGAGCACGCCAAGCGCTTCAAGCTCGGCTACGCCGACTTCGCCAACCAGGAGGCCTTTGGCGAACTCCTGCGTTTCAATTCCTCCCGCCACGAGGACAAGGACGGGCTCATCTCCCTGGACGAGTACATCGAGGCGGCCAAGGACGGGCAGAAGGAGATCTACTACATCTCCGGCCCCAGCCGCGAGGCCATCGAGCAGAACCCGCACCTGGAGATCTTCCGCACCAAGGGGCTCGAAGTCATCTACCTCTACGAGCCCGTGGACGAGTTCGTCATGGACAGCCTGCGCAAGTTCAAGGAGTTCGAGCTCAAGGCCACCGAGAACGCCGACATCACGAATATCGAGAAGTTCGCCGACAGCGCCGAAAAGAAGGACAAGCCCGAGGAGCTGTCCAAGGAAGAGTCCGAGGACATGGACCGCTTCCTGAAGCGCGTGCAGGAGATCCTGGGCGACCGCATCACCGAGGTCCGCATCTCCAAGCGCCTGAGCCAGAGCCCGTCCTGCCTGGTCAGCCCCGACGGATCCACCTCCCAGATGCACAAGATCATGCAGATGGTGACCAAGGACTCCTCCATCCCCAAGAAGATCTTCGAGATCAACCAGGACCACAAGCTGGTCCGCAATCTCCTCTCGGTCTTCGCCAAAAACGAGCAGGACGACTTCGTGGCCACCGTGGTCGAACAGCTCTACGAATCCGCCCTGCTCATGGACGGCTACCTGGCCGACCCGCACAAGATGGTCCAGCGCCTGAACCGCCTCCTGGAGGACTCCAGCGACTGGTACAAGGAACGAGGCACGAAATAG
- a CDS encoding VOC family protein, with amino-acid sequence MAFTGINHLAMVTADMDKTVHFWRDLLGMRLVVGMGHPGYRHYFFEITPTDCIAFFEWPGVEPVAEKDHGAPVKGPAAFDHLSFGVDSVDELSRLKDLLETNGFWASELIDHGFIISLYSFDPNNIPIEFSWPVPDCDVHESPIMIDSRPTPAAREGSEPRPNRWKTPGPRTEEFDIYPGEAEAVRAAFSKKKP; translated from the coding sequence TTGGCATTCACCGGCATCAACCATCTCGCCATGGTCACGGCAGACATGGACAAGACCGTCCATTTCTGGCGCGACCTGCTGGGCATGCGCCTGGTGGTGGGCATGGGGCATCCTGGCTACCGCCACTACTTCTTCGAGATCACGCCGACGGACTGCATCGCCTTCTTCGAATGGCCGGGCGTGGAACCCGTCGCGGAGAAGGACCACGGCGCTCCGGTCAAGGGACCGGCGGCCTTCGACCACCTGTCCTTCGGGGTGGACAGCGTCGACGAATTGAGCCGCCTGAAGGACCTCCTCGAAACCAACGGCTTCTGGGCCTCGGAACTCATCGACCACGGGTTCATCATCTCCCTCTATTCCTTCGACCCGAACAACATCCCCATCGAGTTCAGCTGGCCCGTTCCCGACTGCGACGTGCACGAAAGCCCCATCATGATCGATTCCCGTCCGACGCCTGCGGCCCGCGAAGGCAGCGAGCCGAGGCCGAATCGCTGGAAGACCCCGGGCCCGCGGACAGAAGAGTTCGACATCTACCCCGGCGAAGCGGAAGCCGTGCGCGCCGCGTTCAGCAAGAAGAAACCGTGA
- the murA gene encoding UDP-N-acetylglucosamine 1-carboxyvinyltransferase — MDKLVIEGGMPLKGTVTISGSKNAALPILLASILVDGEVRLSNVPDLRDIGTTLKLLELLGCTAEYAEGEVYLKSCNLKPEAPYDLVRTMRASVLCLGPLLARLGRARVALPGGCAIGARPVDMHLKGLEQMGAVFELESGDIIGNCDRLKGAHIQLDFPTVGGTEHLIMAATLAEGETVLENAAREPEIQDLAEFLNSCGAKISGHGTSVVRIQGVESLHGTSYRVMPDRIEAGTYLVAAGITKGDLTLKDCPVDALDAVIFKLNEMGMVIEGDRDTLRATVDGPLNCVDLSTRPYPGFPTDMQAQIMALMCVSRGAGVITEGIFENRFMHVQELARLGAHISLSGQSAMVRGVDSLKGATVMASDLRASACLVLAGLAATGRTDVRRIYHLDRGYEQMEVKLGAVGARIRREKE; from the coding sequence ATGGACAAACTTGTCATCGAAGGCGGTATGCCCCTCAAGGGCACCGTGACCATAAGCGGTTCCAAGAACGCCGCATTGCCTATCCTCCTGGCCTCCATCCTCGTCGACGGGGAGGTGCGCCTGTCCAACGTGCCCGATCTGCGCGACATCGGCACCACCCTGAAACTCCTGGAACTGCTGGGCTGCACGGCGGAATACGCCGAAGGCGAAGTCTACCTCAAGTCCTGCAACCTGAAGCCCGAAGCCCCCTACGACCTGGTCCGCACCATGCGCGCTTCGGTCCTGTGCCTGGGACCGCTCCTGGCCCGCCTGGGCCGCGCCCGCGTGGCCCTGCCCGGCGGCTGCGCCATCGGTGCCCGGCCCGTGGACATGCACCTGAAGGGCCTGGAGCAGATGGGCGCGGTCTTCGAACTGGAGAGCGGCGACATCATCGGCAACTGCGACCGCCTGAAGGGCGCCCACATCCAGCTCGACTTCCCGACCGTGGGCGGCACCGAGCACCTCATCATGGCCGCCACTCTGGCCGAGGGCGAGACGGTCCTGGAAAACGCGGCCCGCGAGCCCGAGATCCAGGACCTGGCCGAGTTCCTGAACAGCTGCGGGGCGAAGATCTCCGGCCACGGCACGAGCGTGGTGCGCATCCAGGGCGTGGAGAGTCTGCACGGCACGTCCTACCGCGTCATGCCGGACCGCATCGAGGCCGGCACCTACCTCGTGGCGGCCGGCATCACCAAGGGCGACCTGACCCTCAAGGACTGCCCGGTAGACGCCCTCGACGCCGTCATCTTCAAGCTCAACGAAATGGGCATGGTCATCGAGGGCGACCGCGACACCCTGCGGGCCACCGTCGACGGCCCCCTGAACTGCGTGGACCTCTCCACCCGGCCCTATCCCGGCTTTCCCACGGACATGCAGGCCCAGATCATGGCGCTGATGTGCGTCAGCCGCGGTGCGGGCGTCATCACCGAGGGCATCTTCGAGAACCGCTTCATGCACGTGCAGGAGCTCGCCCGCCTGGGCGCGCACATCTCCCTCTCGGGCCAGAGCGCCATGGTGCGCGGCGTGGACTCCCTGAAGGGCGCCACGGTCATGGCCTCGGACCTGCGGGCCAGCGCCTGCCTCGTCCTGGCCGGCCTGGCCGCCACGGGCCGCACCGACGTGCGCCGCATCTACCACCTGGACCGCGGCTACGAGCAGATGGAAGTGAAACTCGGCGCCGTGGGCGCGAGGATCAGGCGCGAGAAGGAATAA
- a CDS encoding sigma-54-dependent transcriptional regulator translates to MADILIIDDDQDFSRSFQRIIERMGHTCTVAHSIREALAPQAGADCDLIFLDVNLPDGNGLAHIKQFQAAASLPEVVILTGDGDSDGAALAIANGAWDYVGKPISVSAITLILQRAMAYRASKGAGGRRKVKRSAIIGESPKIMACLETMGKAARSKANVIITGETGTGKELFARGIHENSGTPGKLVVIDCTNLSTHLAESTLFGHVKGSFTSAHESRDGLFKLADNGTVFLDEIAELGLDLQKNLLRVLQERKFRPIGSKEEVASNFRVIAATNRDLRRMVEEGNFRSDLFYRLNGHHIQIPSLRERKEDIPLLAEYYVEKICRENQAPPKQLTPEFLGALAAFQWPGNVREFVNAIAVAVDNAANEPSLFSHHLPIDVRIGIARSAFRPKPEKAQPVVIDPGPLTRPLQMPFVPGGALPQFRDARETVVNQLEKAYLQQLAEQCGSDVAAACERSGLSRARLYELLKKHAVRLR, encoded by the coding sequence GTGGCCGACATTCTCATCATCGACGACGACCAGGATTTTTCCCGCTCCTTCCAGCGCATCATCGAACGCATGGGGCACACCTGCACCGTGGCCCATTCCATCAGGGAAGCGCTGGCCCCCCAGGCCGGCGCGGATTGCGACCTCATCTTCCTCGACGTGAACCTGCCCGACGGCAACGGGCTGGCCCACATCAAGCAGTTCCAGGCCGCCGCGTCCCTGCCCGAGGTGGTCATCCTCACGGGAGACGGCGACTCGGACGGTGCGGCCCTGGCCATCGCCAACGGCGCCTGGGACTATGTGGGCAAGCCCATTTCGGTCAGCGCCATCACCCTCATCCTGCAGCGGGCCATGGCCTACCGCGCCTCCAAGGGCGCCGGCGGGCGACGCAAGGTCAAACGCAGCGCCATCATCGGCGAAAGCCCCAAGATCATGGCCTGCCTGGAAACCATGGGCAAGGCCGCGCGCAGCAAGGCCAACGTCATCATCACCGGCGAGACGGGCACGGGCAAGGAACTCTTCGCCCGCGGCATCCACGAGAACAGCGGCACGCCCGGCAAGCTCGTGGTCATCGACTGCACGAACCTGTCCACGCACCTGGCCGAGAGCACCCTCTTCGGGCACGTCAAGGGCTCCTTCACCAGCGCCCACGAATCCCGCGACGGCCTCTTCAAGCTGGCCGACAACGGCACGGTCTTCCTGGACGAGATCGCGGAACTCGGCCTCGACCTGCAGAAGAACCTGCTGCGCGTCCTGCAGGAGCGCAAGTTCCGGCCCATCGGCTCCAAGGAGGAGGTCGCCAGCAACTTCCGCGTCATCGCGGCCACCAACCGCGACCTGCGCAGGATGGTCGAGGAAGGGAACTTCCGCAGCGACCTCTTCTACCGCCTGAACGGGCACCATATCCAGATCCCGTCCCTGCGCGAACGCAAGGAGGACATCCCGCTGCTCGCGGAGTACTACGTGGAGAAAATCTGCCGCGAGAACCAGGCCCCGCCCAAGCAGCTCACGCCCGAATTCCTCGGCGCCCTGGCCGCCTTCCAGTGGCCGGGCAACGTGCGTGAGTTCGTCAACGCCATCGCCGTGGCCGTGGACAACGCCGCGAACGAACCGAGCCTCTTCAGCCATCACCTGCCCATCGACGTGCGCATCGGCATCGCCCGGAGCGCCTTCCGGCCGAAACCCGAGAAGGCTCAGCCCGTGGTCATCGACCCGGGCCCGCTGACCCGCCCCCTGCAGATGCCCTTCGTGCCGGGAGGAGCGTTGCCCCAATTCCGGGACGCCCGCGAAACGGTCGTCAACCAGCTCGAAAAGGCCTACCTGCAGCAGCTCGCCGAACAGTGCGGCAGCGACGTGGCGGCGGCATGCGAGCGCTCCGGGCTCTCCCGCGCACGGCTCTACGAGCTGCTCAAGAAGCACGCCGTGCGCCTGCGGTAG
- a CDS encoding c-type cytochrome, which produces MKYVFVCLAACLFFAAPALAEGPADLYAKNCKGCHGADGSKVAMGMTRPLNSLTLDEVKAALSGYKSGTYGGAKKAMMERVVKPLSDADLEALAAHVDSL; this is translated from the coding sequence ATGAAATACGTATTCGTCTGTCTTGCCGCCTGCCTGTTTTTTGCCGCCCCCGCCCTGGCTGAAGGTCCGGCCGACCTCTATGCCAAGAACTGCAAGGGCTGTCACGGTGCCGACGGCTCCAAGGTGGCCATGGGCATGACCAGGCCCCTGAATTCCCTGACCCTTGACGAGGTCAAGGCGGCCCTGTCCGGCTACAAGTCCGGGACCTACGGCGGCGCGAAGAAGGCCATGATGGAGCGCGTGGTCAAGCCTTTGTCCGACGCGGATCTGGAAGCCCTGGCCGCCCACGTCGACAGCCTGTAG
- a CDS encoding SCO family protein, translating into MRPTILILVLLLLPLPLAAQTAVQQARQAAQASTAQETATAGQAEQAVPPAEHSGHDMSGHVGHDAAAGQPASGAAADHSMHAAPAEPSQAPHVHQEPAPAAQGTQDVGVTEKLGGHIAADARFLDETGRPVTIGQIIDKPTIVVPIYFSCPNVCAIIQSSLTQVLPDVTLTPGVDFQVVSVSFDETDTPELAASQRRNYLAAMDFKYPESGWRFLTGDEKNIRLLTDSLGFGFRRSGKDFLHPVVVMAVSPKGKIVRYLYGTKPLAFDLTMAATEAGKEQVGLSVKRVLAYCFSYDPEGKRYAFNFMKITATGILVILGVLLVSLLLAGRKKRRPRN; encoded by the coding sequence GTGCGACCGACCATCCTCATTCTCGTCCTGCTCCTGCTGCCGCTGCCCCTGGCGGCCCAGACCGCGGTGCAGCAGGCCCGCCAGGCGGCCCAGGCGTCGACCGCGCAGGAAACGGCCACGGCCGGCCAGGCCGAGCAGGCCGTCCCGCCCGCGGAACATTCCGGCCACGACATGTCCGGTCATGTCGGTCACGACGCGGCCGCCGGGCAACCCGCTTCCGGGGCCGCCGCGGATCACTCCATGCACGCCGCCCCGGCCGAACCATCACAGGCGCCGCATGTCCACCAGGAGCCAGCTCCGGCGGCTCAGGGGACGCAGGACGTCGGCGTGACGGAGAAGCTCGGCGGTCACATCGCCGCCGACGCCAGGTTTCTCGACGAAACGGGCCGGCCCGTGACCATCGGGCAGATCATCGACAAGCCGACCATCGTCGTGCCCATCTATTTCTCCTGTCCCAACGTCTGCGCCATCATCCAGAGCTCCCTGACGCAGGTCCTGCCCGACGTGACGCTCACGCCTGGCGTGGACTTCCAGGTGGTCAGCGTCAGCTTCGACGAGACGGACACGCCGGAGCTGGCCGCCAGCCAGCGCCGAAACTACCTGGCGGCCATGGACTTCAAGTACCCCGAGAGCGGCTGGCGCTTCCTGACGGGCGACGAGAAGAACATCCGCCTGCTGACGGACTCCCTTGGTTTCGGCTTCCGCCGCTCGGGCAAGGATTTCCTGCATCCCGTGGTGGTCATGGCCGTGTCGCCCAAGGGCAAGATCGTGCGCTATCTCTACGGCACCAAGCCCCTGGCCTTCGACCTGACCATGGCCGCCACCGAGGCCGGGAAGGAGCAGGTCGGGCTGTCCGTCAAGCGCGTCCTGGCCTACTGCTTTTCCTACGACCCCGAGGGCAAGCGTTACGCGTTCAATTTCATGAAGATCACGGCCACAGGCATACTCGTCATCCTGGGCGTGCTCCTCGTCTCCCTGCTGCTGGCCGGCCGCAAGAAGCGCCGGCCTCGAAACTGA
- the ctaD gene encoding cytochrome c oxidase subunit I, protein MPSPGETVPFLDPLPGRSGLTSWIFSTDHKRIGMLYLWCILTMFAVGVVIGVLMRLELIAPGRTIMGAQTYNAMFTLHGVVMIFLFVIPGIPAAFGNILLPLQIGAEDVSFPRLNIFSWWLYLTGAVLAVTSLFTGGGPPDTGWTFYVPFSERTTTNVSLAVVAVFILGFSSILTGLNFITTIHRLRAPKMSWGKLPLFVWSLYATAWIQLLATPVLGVTVALVFIERLLGIGLFDPAKGGDPLLYQHLFWIYSHPAVYIMIVPAMGVVSDIIPAFARKSIFGYKAIAVSSLAIAFAGSLVWAHHMFTSGMSDTAVLVFSFLTFVVAIPSAVKVFNWVATLYKGSIHLEPPLLFALGFIFLFSAGGLTGLVLGSAGTDIHVHDTYFVVAHFHYVIFGGTGFGLFAAMHFWFPKIFGRMYDRKLANASWYLLVGGFNMLYFPMFLIGLMGMPRRYYDYLPMYQTGHIISTVGSWVLVAGLVTMFWGLSKCLRGPRTVGRNPWGAATLEWTLPSPPPHLTFLDPPDEVPSPYSYAGVKRDA, encoded by the coding sequence ATGCCCAGTCCCGGCGAAACCGTCCCCTTTCTCGATCCGCTTCCGGGCAGAAGCGGCCTGACGTCCTGGATCTTCTCCACGGACCACAAGCGCATCGGCATGCTCTACCTGTGGTGCATTCTGACCATGTTCGCCGTGGGCGTGGTCATCGGCGTGCTCATGCGCCTGGAGCTCATCGCCCCGGGCCGGACCATCATGGGCGCCCAGACCTACAACGCCATGTTCACCCTGCACGGCGTGGTCATGATCTTTCTCTTCGTCATTCCCGGCATCCCGGCGGCTTTCGGCAACATCCTGCTGCCCCTGCAGATCGGGGCCGAGGACGTGTCCTTCCCGCGGCTGAACATCTTCTCCTGGTGGCTCTACCTGACGGGCGCGGTCCTGGCCGTGACCAGCCTCTTCACGGGCGGCGGGCCGCCGGACACGGGCTGGACCTTCTATGTGCCCTTCAGCGAGCGGACCACGACCAACGTGTCCCTGGCCGTGGTCGCCGTCTTCATCCTGGGCTTCTCGTCCATCCTGACGGGCCTGAACTTCATCACCACCATCCACCGCCTGCGCGCGCCGAAGATGAGCTGGGGCAAACTGCCGCTTTTCGTCTGGTCCCTCTACGCCACGGCCTGGATTCAGCTCCTGGCCACGCCGGTGCTGGGCGTGACCGTGGCCCTGGTCTTCATCGAGCGTCTGCTGGGCATCGGCCTCTTCGACCCGGCCAAAGGCGGCGACCCGCTCCTGTACCAGCACCTGTTCTGGATCTACTCGCACCCGGCCGTGTACATCATGATCGTGCCGGCCATGGGGGTGGTTTCGGATATCATCCCGGCCTTCGCCCGCAAGTCCATCTTCGGGTACAAGGCCATCGCGGTGTCCAGCCTGGCCATCGCCTTCGCCGGGTCCCTGGTCTGGGCCCACCACATGTTCACCAGCGGCATGAGCGACACGGCCGTGCTCGTCTTCTCCTTCCTGACCTTCGTCGTGGCCATCCCCTCGGCCGTGAAGGTCTTCAACTGGGTGGCCACGCTGTACAAGGGGTCCATCCATCTCGAACCGCCGCTCCTCTTCGCCCTGGGCTTCATCTTTCTCTTCTCTGCCGGAGGACTCACGGGCCTGGTGCTCGGCTCGGCCGGCACGGACATCCACGTCCACGACACGTACTTCGTGGTGGCGCATTTCCACTACGTCATCTTCGGCGGCACGGGCTTCGGGCTCTTCGCGGCCATGCACTTCTGGTTCCCCAAGATCTTCGGGCGCATGTACGACCGCAAGCTGGCCAACGCCAGTTGGTACCTGCTCGTCGGCGGGTTCAACATGCTCTATTTCCCCATGTTCCTCATCGGCCTCATGGGCATGCCGCGCCGGTACTACGACTACCTGCCCATGTATCAGACGGGCCACATCATCTCGACGGTGGGGTCGTGGGTCTTGGTCGCGGGACTGGTCACCATGTTCTGGGGACTTTCGAAGTGTCTGCGCGGGCCCCGCACAGTGGGCCGCAACCCCTGGGGGGCAGCCACCCTGGAGTGGACCCTGCCGAGTCCACCTCCGCACCTGACCTTCCTCGACCCGCCGGACGAGGTGCCGAGCCCCTACTCCTACGCGGGGGTGAAGCGCGATGCCTGA